One stretch of Clavibacter michiganensis DNA includes these proteins:
- a CDS encoding ATP-binding protein, giving the protein MTDEGMTHHAPPVRANVTLPAVDESLAAVHAVIAAVWDQAYDVSDTERMLFETAVVEIAGNVVEHGVAVGERAGYPVTFTMTVICQHDRIVALFEDDGQPAVVDLTRVSMPDDLSESGRGLALAQAVLDDLTYERTDGSNRWRLVRLRG; this is encoded by the coding sequence GTGACCGATGAGGGCATGACGCACCACGCGCCCCCGGTGCGGGCCAACGTCACGCTCCCGGCCGTCGACGAGAGCCTCGCCGCCGTGCACGCGGTGATCGCCGCGGTGTGGGACCAGGCGTACGACGTGAGCGACACCGAGCGCATGCTGTTCGAGACGGCCGTGGTGGAGATCGCGGGCAACGTGGTCGAGCACGGCGTCGCGGTGGGGGAGCGCGCGGGCTACCCCGTGACGTTCACCATGACCGTGATCTGCCAGCACGACCGCATCGTCGCCCTGTTCGAGGACGACGGCCAGCCCGCCGTCGTCGACCTCACGCGCGTGTCCATGCCCGACGACCTCAGCGAGAGCGGCCGCGGGCTGGCGCTCGCGCAGGCGGTCCTCGACGACCTCACCTACGAGCGCACCGACGGCAGCAACCGCTGGCGGCTGGTCAGGCTGCGCGGCTGA
- a CDS encoding PP2C family protein-serine/threonine phosphatase → MTLIEDARVTAAQRAVEALGLLDGPREERFDRVTRIARTAFAVPLSTIGIADHDRMWFASCSGADVSETPIVNNFCDTTVREERVLVVEDAQAHPVFRHLPTVVGEPRIRFYAGHPLRDAEGLVIGTFCLYDFEPRALDAGQLALFAELADWAQRELLASAEMDRAQAVQSALLPAAEVEIPGYDIAAVCVPAHVVGGDFYDYERTPSGLRFSIADVMGKGTGAAILTATVRAVLRGIASTADRYGAGVLEDTGLMVTDAARSLEADLDRTGAFVTLQHGHLDQASGLLRYADAGHGLTILVHRDGRVTHLDTSDLPVGIDPDHRWEERHAVLGHGDTFVTFSDGLFDMFGGSDPAFAAIGRLVTEAGGVHALVERVRALASVGTPLDDVSVLAVSRA, encoded by the coding sequence ATGACTCTGATCGAGGACGCGCGGGTGACCGCGGCGCAGCGCGCTGTCGAGGCCCTGGGGCTGCTCGACGGCCCGCGCGAGGAGCGATTCGACCGCGTCACGCGCATCGCCCGCACGGCCTTCGCCGTCCCGCTCTCGACCATCGGCATCGCCGACCACGACCGCATGTGGTTCGCGTCGTGCTCCGGCGCCGACGTGTCCGAGACGCCGATCGTCAACAACTTCTGCGACACCACCGTGCGCGAGGAGCGCGTGCTCGTCGTCGAGGACGCCCAGGCGCATCCCGTGTTCCGGCACCTGCCCACCGTGGTGGGTGAGCCGCGCATCCGCTTCTACGCCGGTCACCCCCTGCGGGACGCCGAGGGCCTCGTCATCGGCACGTTCTGCCTGTACGACTTCGAGCCGCGCGCCCTCGACGCCGGCCAGCTCGCGCTCTTCGCCGAGCTCGCCGACTGGGCGCAGCGCGAGCTCCTCGCGAGCGCGGAGATGGACCGCGCCCAGGCGGTGCAGTCGGCGCTGCTGCCGGCCGCCGAGGTCGAGATCCCCGGCTACGACATCGCCGCCGTGTGCGTGCCCGCGCACGTCGTGGGAGGCGACTTCTACGACTACGAGCGCACCCCGTCCGGCCTCCGCTTCTCCATCGCCGACGTGATGGGGAAGGGCACCGGCGCCGCCATCCTCACCGCCACGGTCCGCGCCGTGCTGCGCGGCATCGCGAGCACCGCCGACCGCTACGGAGCGGGCGTCCTCGAGGACACGGGCCTCATGGTCACCGACGCGGCGCGCTCGCTCGAGGCGGACCTCGACCGCACGGGTGCGTTCGTCACGCTGCAGCACGGGCACCTCGACCAGGCGTCCGGCCTCCTCCGCTACGCCGACGCCGGGCACGGGCTGACCATCCTCGTCCACCGCGACGGCCGCGTCACCCACCTCGACACGAGCGACCTGCCCGTCGGCATCGACCCCGACCACCGTTGGGAGGAGCGCCACGCGGTGCTCGGGCACGGCGACACCTTCGTCACCTTCAGCGACGGGCTCTTCGACATGTTCGGCGGCAGTGACCCCGCGTTCGCGGCCATCGGCCGCCTGGTGACCGAGGCCGGCGGCGTGCACGCGCTCGTCGAGCGGGTCCGCGCCCTCGCCTCCGTCGGCACGCCGCTCGACGACGTGAGCGTCCTCGCCGTGAGCCGCGCGTGA
- a CDS encoding NAD(P)/FAD-dependent oxidoreductase translates to MPKILIVGGGYAGFYTAWKLESHLRSGEAEVTMVDPLPYMTYQPFLPEVVSGSIEPRHAVVSQRRHLRTTNVVTAKVTGIDHASKTATITPPVGEPYEFQYDIIVVTAGSVSRTFPIPGVADEAIGLKTIEEAVAIRDRIFANFDRAATLPAGPERDRLLTFVVVGGGFAGIEVFAEMRSIATDLVKKYPEIDFEDTHFHLIEAMGRIMPEVSLETSHWVLKNLAERGANVHLDTQLKSAVGGVVELSTGESFESDVIVWTAGVMASPMLKNTDLPIEERGRLRVRADGRVEGDDGIVQDAWGAGDVAATPDLTGGGVGGFCVPNAQHAVRQGKLMAKNLTASLRGEGITDYFHKNLGAVAGLGLYQGAFQSGKLGITGFPAWVMHRGYHGLAIPSFERKARVVTGWVNNLVWGRDIVSLEARETPRTAFETFASRPRPAADAAPAAPAKKEAAPAKKAAEDKADAPAEGEKSPALAGSYSSAPSAETTDEKPSA, encoded by the coding sequence GTGCCCAAAATCCTGATCGTCGGCGGCGGCTACGCCGGTTTCTACACGGCATGGAAGCTCGAGTCGCACCTCCGATCCGGCGAGGCCGAGGTCACCATGGTCGACCCGCTGCCGTACATGACGTACCAGCCGTTCCTGCCCGAGGTGGTCTCCGGATCCATCGAGCCCCGCCACGCGGTCGTCTCGCAGCGGCGCCACCTCCGCACCACCAACGTCGTCACGGCGAAGGTCACCGGCATCGACCACGCGTCGAAGACCGCGACCATCACGCCGCCCGTGGGCGAGCCGTACGAGTTCCAGTACGACATCATCGTCGTCACCGCGGGCAGCGTCTCGCGCACGTTCCCGATCCCGGGCGTCGCGGACGAGGCCATCGGCCTGAAGACGATCGAGGAGGCCGTCGCCATCCGCGACCGCATCTTCGCCAACTTCGACCGCGCGGCCACGCTGCCCGCCGGCCCCGAGCGCGACCGCCTCCTCACCTTCGTGGTGGTCGGCGGCGGCTTCGCCGGCATCGAGGTCTTCGCCGAGATGCGCAGCATCGCGACGGACCTCGTGAAGAAGTACCCCGAGATCGACTTCGAGGACACGCACTTCCACCTCATCGAGGCGATGGGCCGGATCATGCCCGAGGTCTCGCTCGAGACCAGCCACTGGGTGCTGAAGAACCTCGCCGAGCGCGGCGCGAACGTGCACCTCGACACGCAGCTCAAGTCCGCCGTCGGCGGCGTCGTCGAGCTGTCGACCGGCGAGTCGTTCGAGTCCGACGTCATCGTCTGGACCGCGGGCGTCATGGCCAGCCCCATGCTCAAGAACACCGACCTCCCGATCGAGGAGCGCGGGCGCCTGCGCGTGCGCGCCGACGGTCGCGTCGAGGGCGACGACGGCATCGTCCAGGACGCCTGGGGCGCCGGCGACGTGGCGGCCACCCCCGACCTCACGGGCGGCGGCGTCGGAGGCTTCTGCGTGCCCAACGCGCAGCACGCCGTCCGCCAGGGCAAGCTCATGGCGAAGAACCTCACTGCGAGCCTCCGCGGCGAGGGCATCACCGACTACTTCCACAAGAACCTCGGCGCCGTCGCAGGCCTGGGCCTGTACCAGGGCGCGTTCCAGTCCGGGAAGCTCGGCATCACCGGCTTCCCCGCATGGGTCATGCACCGCGGCTACCACGGCCTCGCGATCCCGTCCTTCGAGCGCAAGGCGCGCGTCGTCACCGGCTGGGTGAACAACCTGGTCTGGGGCCGCGACATCGTGTCGCTCGAGGCGCGCGAGACCCCGCGCACCGCGTTCGAGACGTTCGCGTCGCGCCCGCGTCCCGCCGCGGACGCCGCGCCGGCCGCTCCCGCGAAGAAGGAGGCGGCGCCCGCCAAGAAGGCCGCCGAGGACAAGGCCGACGCGCCCGCCGAGGGCGAGAAGTCCCCGGCGCTCGCGGGCAGCTACAGCTCCGCGCCCAGCGCGGAGACGACGGACGAGAAGCCCTCGGCCTGA
- a CDS encoding glycosyltransferase family 2 protein — MSRSSHRAPTTGRSPLRFAFIRLLAVVTAILGLNYIVWRLLFSVNPEALWIAIPLVLAETYSLIDSLLFGLTMWRARDRPKPPAPQPGLTVDVFIATYNEPLDLVMETARAAQRITYPHKTWVLDDGNRTELRDLAEAEGIGWITRSADWSGRARHAKAGNLNNALLTTEGEFMLILDADQVPVPEILDKTLGYFDDRRMAIVQTPQVFVNVPDSDPLGSQAPLFYGPIQQGKDGWNAAFFCGSNAILRREALMLLGVSRYVTDIEITVFRALRTAGDVIDKAREELEPDQLELRKALDDVAYDVRRARAELRRGQALADVTYRFQKRVDSIAARMVQDDMAALHADLAEIAALSGRHSAARDAVSLVDETAMARLSERDWSPLGALDAVRAIVRDIDVHRDDDAQSIMPLATISVTEDMATCMRLHGLGWKSAYHDEVLAFGLAPEDLPTMLTQRLRWAQGTIQVFFRENPLLQKALSIPQRLMYFATMWSYFSGFTAVVYVAAPIIYLVFGVLPVQALSTDFFSRLIPFLLVNQLLFAVVGRGKRTWRGQQYSLALFPVWISSVTTAVGNVFFRRPLDFAVTPKVRAESGKPRWDLVKPQLYVIGALIVASAIGLLRLAIGQATPLGTFTNLAWVVFDLAIFSIIIRAARYRGFTPAKEDA; from the coding sequence GTGAGCCGCTCGTCGCACCGCGCTCCGACCACGGGCCGGTCGCCGCTGCGCTTCGCGTTCATCCGCCTCCTCGCGGTGGTGACGGCGATCCTCGGCCTCAACTACATCGTCTGGCGGCTGCTGTTCTCGGTGAACCCCGAGGCGCTCTGGATCGCGATCCCGCTCGTGCTCGCGGAGACCTACAGCCTCATCGACTCGCTGCTGTTCGGGCTCACGATGTGGCGCGCCCGCGACCGGCCGAAGCCGCCCGCGCCGCAGCCGGGCCTCACGGTCGACGTGTTCATCGCCACGTACAACGAGCCGCTCGACCTCGTGATGGAGACCGCGCGCGCCGCCCAGCGCATCACGTACCCGCACAAGACGTGGGTGCTCGACGACGGCAACCGCACCGAGCTCCGCGACCTCGCCGAGGCCGAGGGCATCGGCTGGATCACCCGCTCGGCCGACTGGTCGGGCCGCGCCCGCCACGCCAAGGCCGGCAACCTCAACAACGCGCTGCTCACCACCGAGGGCGAGTTCATGCTCATCCTCGACGCCGACCAGGTGCCGGTGCCCGAGATCCTCGACAAGACGCTCGGCTACTTCGACGACCGGCGCATGGCGATCGTGCAGACGCCGCAGGTGTTCGTGAACGTGCCGGACTCGGATCCGCTCGGCAGCCAGGCGCCGCTGTTCTACGGCCCCATCCAGCAGGGCAAGGACGGCTGGAACGCGGCGTTCTTCTGCGGGTCCAACGCGATCCTCCGCCGCGAGGCCCTCATGCTCCTCGGCGTCTCGCGGTACGTGACGGACATCGAGATCACCGTGTTCCGCGCGCTGCGGACCGCGGGCGACGTGATCGACAAGGCGCGCGAGGAGCTCGAGCCCGACCAGCTGGAGCTCCGCAAGGCGCTCGACGACGTCGCCTACGACGTGCGCCGCGCCCGCGCCGAGCTCCGCCGCGGCCAGGCGCTGGCGGACGTGACCTACCGATTCCAGAAGCGCGTCGACTCCATCGCCGCGCGCATGGTGCAGGACGACATGGCCGCCCTCCACGCCGACCTCGCCGAGATCGCCGCGCTGTCCGGACGGCACTCCGCCGCGCGCGACGCCGTGTCCCTCGTCGACGAGACCGCCATGGCCCGCCTGTCGGAGCGCGACTGGTCGCCGCTCGGGGCGCTCGACGCCGTCCGCGCGATCGTCCGCGACATCGACGTGCACCGCGACGACGACGCGCAGTCGATCATGCCGCTGGCCACCATCTCGGTCACCGAGGACATGGCCACCTGCATGCGCCTGCACGGGCTCGGCTGGAAGTCGGCGTACCACGACGAGGTCCTCGCCTTCGGGCTCGCCCCGGAAGACCTGCCGACCATGCTCACCCAGCGGCTGCGCTGGGCGCAGGGCACGATCCAGGTGTTCTTCCGCGAGAACCCGCTGCTGCAGAAGGCGCTCTCGATCCCGCAGCGCCTCATGTACTTCGCCACCATGTGGAGCTACTTCTCCGGGTTCACGGCGGTCGTGTACGTGGCCGCGCCCATCATCTACCTCGTCTTCGGCGTGCTCCCGGTGCAGGCCCTGTCGACGGACTTCTTCAGCCGCCTGATCCCGTTCCTCCTCGTCAACCAGCTGCTGTTCGCGGTGGTCGGCCGCGGCAAGCGCACCTGGCGCGGCCAGCAGTACTCGCTCGCGCTCTTCCCGGTGTGGATCTCGTCGGTCACCACCGCGGTGGGCAACGTCTTCTTCCGCCGGCCCCTCGACTTCGCCGTGACCCCGAAGGTCCGCGCCGAGAGCGGGAAGCCGCGGTGGGACCTCGTGAAGCCGCAGCTCTACGTGATCGGCGCGCTCATCGTCGCGTCCGCGATCGGCCTGCTGCGCCTCGCGATCGGGCAGGCGACGCCGCTCGGCACGTTCACCAACCTCGCCTGGGTCGTCTTCGACCTGGCGATCTTCAGCATCATCATCCGTGCGGCCCGCTACCGGGGCTTCACGCCGGCCAAGGAGGACGCATGA
- the opgC gene encoding OpgC domain-containing protein — protein MRARGGGRTRRGIGGWAAAMVALAIAVVPATAALAAPAAPQAAAPQAAAPAAPADEVDLTRAPAAPWFGGIIDWTADDAQSYADRLGATPAVLGQSVRYPLGSDDVTYLDQFAQQAAQQGSLLFLTLEPTKPLAELTAADATALTGRLEALRERYDSRALVRFAPEMNGSWTPWGQQPTAYIAAFRQVADAVHASDAGAVTVWSPAYAAGYPFGSADGLTQGSAARSIAELDTDGNGRVDVDDDAYRPYYPGDDAVDWVGLSASHFGTEQDFTIGEPTEDYLGTEVIPQQEFGENVVPEQDKFSRELAGAYGYSDQAGAGRDFAAEWIEGTGKPAVIETGALYDPARTDGASEIDIKSAWWDQVLSADIRSAHPGIGMVVWRELQRTEAEAQGAVIDWRATGDTTVASALRAHLDPATATLGPVTQVFDQERANVATAQYRDPGSPEDEQMGWIVLCAVVLLLLFVISGPIGRLKPGWRYPDENSPRDRRLDLFRGWTIVAVVITHIEVASPYSYVTINAIGAITGAEMFVLLSGLVLGMVYPLAVKKFGEMKALVSILRRAFKQYIVAIAVVVIVFALTFVPFLNTDVITTFTDRGTGADGKVTTGQVYDLYPNGARLLDYPPPWYAIRDLLLLRMGPWVFNIMGLFVVLTLLVPAIVWLLRRRMWWVVLIASWTAYVLNAQFDIRVLPSMFEDVFPLLTWQVAFLNGMVIGYYRKQITRALTGRVGRVLVTMLLVAYVGALAVLWAGHTFGVQLPGVPDGLYSSLYESMYQRTFLQPGRLIDLALLLVVAYTFLTRVWKPVDRAFGWFYTPLGSASLYVFIVHVFFVLLVGSLPFLDRANPWQGAVVHTLVLAAIWFMVTRKVLFKVIPT, from the coding sequence ATGCGGGCACGCGGGGGCGGGCGCACGCGGAGGGGGATCGGCGGCTGGGCCGCGGCCATGGTGGCGCTCGCGATCGCGGTCGTCCCCGCGACCGCGGCGCTCGCCGCACCGGCCGCACCGCAGGCGGCCGCGCCGCAGGCCGCCGCGCCCGCGGCACCGGCGGACGAGGTCGACCTCACCCGGGCGCCCGCCGCGCCCTGGTTCGGCGGCATCATCGACTGGACCGCCGACGACGCGCAGAGCTACGCCGACCGCCTCGGGGCGACCCCCGCCGTGCTCGGCCAGTCGGTGCGCTACCCCCTCGGATCCGACGACGTCACCTACCTCGACCAGTTCGCGCAGCAGGCCGCGCAGCAGGGATCGCTCCTCTTCCTCACGCTCGAGCCGACGAAGCCGCTCGCCGAGCTGACGGCGGCGGACGCGACCGCGCTCACGGGCCGGCTCGAGGCGCTCCGCGAGCGCTACGACTCCCGCGCGCTCGTGCGGTTCGCGCCCGAGATGAACGGCTCGTGGACCCCCTGGGGCCAGCAGCCGACCGCGTACATCGCCGCCTTCCGCCAGGTCGCCGACGCCGTGCACGCGTCCGACGCGGGCGCCGTCACCGTGTGGTCGCCCGCCTACGCGGCCGGCTACCCGTTCGGATCCGCCGACGGCCTCACGCAGGGATCCGCCGCCCGCTCCATCGCCGAGCTCGACACCGACGGCAACGGCCGCGTCGACGTGGACGACGACGCGTACCGGCCGTACTACCCGGGCGACGACGCCGTCGACTGGGTGGGCCTCTCCGCGTCCCACTTCGGCACCGAGCAGGACTTCACCATCGGGGAGCCCACGGAGGACTACCTCGGCACCGAGGTGATCCCGCAGCAGGAGTTCGGCGAGAACGTCGTGCCCGAGCAGGACAAGTTCTCCCGCGAGCTCGCCGGTGCCTACGGCTACTCCGACCAGGCCGGCGCGGGCCGCGACTTCGCGGCCGAGTGGATCGAGGGCACCGGCAAGCCGGCCGTCATCGAGACGGGCGCGCTCTACGACCCGGCCCGCACCGACGGGGCGAGCGAGATCGACATCAAGAGCGCGTGGTGGGACCAGGTGCTCTCCGCCGACATCCGCTCCGCGCACCCGGGCATCGGCATGGTCGTGTGGCGCGAGCTCCAGCGCACCGAGGCCGAGGCCCAGGGCGCCGTCATCGACTGGCGGGCCACGGGCGACACCACGGTCGCGTCCGCCCTGCGCGCGCACCTGGATCCGGCGACCGCGACCCTCGGCCCCGTCACGCAGGTCTTCGACCAGGAGCGCGCCAACGTCGCGACCGCGCAGTACCGCGATCCGGGATCCCCGGAGGACGAGCAGATGGGCTGGATCGTGCTCTGCGCGGTCGTGCTCCTCCTCCTGTTCGTGATCTCCGGCCCCATCGGCCGCCTCAAGCCCGGCTGGCGCTACCCCGATGAGAACTCGCCCCGCGACCGCCGCCTCGACCTCTTCCGCGGCTGGACCATCGTCGCCGTGGTCATCACCCACATCGAGGTCGCGAGCCCGTACTCGTACGTGACCATCAACGCCATCGGCGCCATCACGGGCGCCGAGATGTTCGTGCTGCTGTCCGGCCTCGTGCTCGGCATGGTCTACCCGCTGGCGGTGAAGAAGTTCGGCGAGATGAAGGCCCTGGTCTCCATCCTCCGGCGCGCGTTCAAGCAGTACATCGTGGCGATCGCGGTGGTCGTCATCGTCTTCGCGCTCACGTTCGTGCCGTTCCTGAACACCGACGTGATCACCACGTTCACCGACCGCGGCACGGGCGCCGACGGCAAGGTCACGACCGGGCAGGTCTACGACCTCTACCCGAACGGCGCGCGCCTGCTCGACTACCCGCCGCCCTGGTACGCGATCCGCGACCTGCTGCTGCTGCGCATGGGCCCGTGGGTGTTCAACATCATGGGCCTGTTCGTGGTGCTGACCCTGCTCGTCCCCGCGATCGTGTGGCTGCTCCGCCGCCGGATGTGGTGGGTCGTGCTCATCGCCAGCTGGACCGCGTACGTCCTCAACGCGCAGTTCGACATCCGCGTGCTGCCGTCCATGTTCGAGGACGTCTTCCCGCTGCTCACCTGGCAGGTCGCGTTCCTCAACGGCATGGTGATCGGCTACTACCGGAAGCAGATCACGCGCGCGCTCACCGGCCGCGTGGGCCGCGTGCTCGTGACGATGCTGCTGGTCGCGTACGTCGGGGCGCTCGCCGTGCTCTGGGCCGGCCACACCTTCGGTGTGCAGCTGCCGGGCGTGCCCGACGGCCTCTACTCGTCGCTGTACGAGTCGATGTACCAGCGCACGTTCCTGCAGCCGGGGCGGCTGATCGACCTGGCGCTCCTGCTCGTGGTGGCGTACACGTTCCTCACCCGGGTGTGGAAGCCCGTGGATCGCGCGTTCGGCTGGTTCTACACGCCGCTCGGATCCGCCAGCCTCTACGTCTTCATCGTCCACGTGTTCTTCGTGCTGCTCGTCGGCAGCCTGCCGTTCCTCGACAGGGCGAATCCCTGGCAGGGAGCAGTGGTCCACACGCTCGTGCTGGCGGCGATCTGGTTCATGGTCACGCGCAAGGTGCTCTTCAAGGTCATCCCGACCTGA
- a CDS encoding STAS domain-containing protein has protein sequence MIDIAVNEQGTHVSVVMPTGRLNMVSARQLTAIITEVIDGGRAFVVVDLGSTDFMDSSGLGALVSGLKRARQAGGDLRLARPNAQVKAVLELTNLNRVLTVHDSPEGVFRDR, from the coding sequence ATGATCGACATCGCAGTCAACGAGCAGGGCACGCACGTGAGCGTCGTCATGCCGACCGGCCGCCTCAACATGGTCTCCGCCCGGCAGCTCACCGCCATCATCACCGAGGTCATCGACGGCGGACGGGCCTTCGTCGTGGTGGACCTCGGCAGCACCGACTTCATGGACTCCTCCGGCCTCGGCGCCCTCGTCTCGGGGCTCAAGCGCGCCCGCCAGGCCGGCGGCGACCTCCGCCTCGCCCGCCCTAACGCGCAGGTCAAGGCCGTGCTGGAGCTCACGAACCTCAACCGCGTGCTGACGGTGCACGACTCGCCCGAGGGCGTGTTCCGTGACCGATGA
- a CDS encoding acyltransferase family protein: protein MASARRPDLPYLDGMRGAAALAVVAFHAFLYTGLSGQAWRDLPLLGWITGYGYLGVPVFIVLSGYVLMLPVAGRPGLDLRHGTATFLRRRARRILPPYFAALALSLLMPLVIPVMRDGGGTAWESAAPATPAGIVSHVLLLQDLSPAWVSQVNAPLWSVAVEWQIYFLMPLVLLPLWRRWGGLPVVAVATIVMTGASLAGFAPWACPWLLGLFAAGMLAAELTVGARPRWASDRLLLAVAVGAAAVLLLGITVLQGSVWAAELVAGAGFASLLAWAGGRTMAGSRPRALGAFVTRPAQRLGLVSYSVYLVHSPFLALGNLLLLPLGLPTGAHAALMLLLVAPLAVAAGFGFFHLVERHFLNTRQVHVTEAADPDAAPVVPRPAA from the coding sequence ATGGCATCAGCACGGCGACCGGACCTCCCCTACCTCGACGGCATGCGCGGCGCGGCAGCCCTCGCCGTCGTCGCGTTCCACGCCTTCCTCTACACGGGCCTCAGTGGCCAGGCGTGGCGCGACCTGCCACTCCTCGGCTGGATCACCGGCTACGGCTACCTCGGTGTGCCGGTCTTCATCGTCCTGTCCGGCTACGTGCTCATGCTCCCCGTCGCCGGCCGCCCTGGCCTCGACCTCCGGCACGGCACGGCGACCTTCCTCCGGCGCCGGGCCCGCCGGATCCTCCCGCCCTACTTCGCCGCCCTGGCGCTCAGCCTGCTGATGCCGCTCGTGATCCCCGTGATGCGCGACGGCGGCGGCACCGCGTGGGAGAGCGCGGCGCCCGCAACCCCCGCCGGCATCGTCTCCCATGTGCTCCTGCTCCAGGACCTCTCCCCCGCGTGGGTCAGCCAGGTGAACGCGCCGCTGTGGAGCGTCGCCGTCGAGTGGCAGATCTACTTCCTCATGCCGCTGGTGCTGCTGCCGCTCTGGCGGCGCTGGGGCGGGCTGCCCGTCGTCGCCGTCGCCACGATCGTCATGACCGGCGCGTCCCTCGCCGGCTTCGCCCCCTGGGCCTGCCCGTGGCTGCTGGGCCTCTTCGCCGCCGGGATGCTCGCCGCCGAGCTCACCGTCGGAGCGCGCCCACGCTGGGCGTCCGACCGGCTGCTGCTCGCGGTGGCCGTGGGCGCCGCGGCCGTGCTGCTCCTCGGGATCACCGTTCTGCAGGGCAGCGTGTGGGCCGCGGAGCTCGTCGCCGGCGCGGGCTTCGCGTCCCTCCTCGCGTGGGCCGGCGGGCGCACCATGGCCGGATCCCGTCCCCGTGCGCTCGGCGCCTTCGTCACCCGTCCGGCGCAGCGGCTCGGACTCGTCTCCTACAGCGTCTACCTCGTGCACAGCCCGTTCCTCGCGCTCGGGAACCTCCTGCTGCTGCCCCTCGGGCTGCCGACGGGCGCGCACGCCGCGCTGATGCTGCTGCTCGTCGCGCCGCTCGCGGTGGCCGCCGGCTTCGGCTTCTTCCACCTCGTGGAGCGGCACTTCCTCAACACGCGCCAGGTGCACGTGACGGAGGCGGCGGATCCGGACGCGGCGCCCGTCGTGCCCCGGCCCGCGGCTTGA